The Cylindrospermum stagnale PCC 7417 genome segment GACAAAAAAAGGTGGGAACCTCCCCACCTTAATCTCTTCCTTTTCTTTCTTACCTTTGCGCTCTTCGCGTCCTTTGCGGTTCGTTTTCTAAACCCCCAAAACCCGCACCAAAAACGCCCACTTATCAGCCGCTTCCTCAATAATTTTCGCTGTTGGTTTACCCGCACCATGTCCGGCTTTCGTCTCAATTCTAATTAAAACCGGCGCATCTCCACCCTGAGATGCTTGCAAAGCGGCGGCAAATTTGAAACTATGGGCAGGAACCACGCGATCGTCGTGATCTGCCGTAGTAATTAAAGTAGCAGGGTAAGCCGTCCCCGGTTTCAGGTTATGCAGTGGCGAATAAGCAGACAAAACCTGAAATTCTTCAGAATTTTCCGCCGAACCATATTCAGAGACCCAAGCCCAGCCGATGGTAAACTTGTGGAAGCGGAGCATATCCATCACGCCGACAGCGGGTATTGCTGCACCAAATAAATCGGGACGCTGGGTCATACAAGCACCCACCAGCAACCCGCCATTACTACCACCTGCGATCGCTAATTTTGCAGGTTTTGTATAATTATTACTAATCAGCCATGCCGCCGCTGCAATAAAATCATCAAAAACATTCTGCTTTTTCTCCTTCATTCCAGCTTGGTGCCATTCTTCCCCATACTCCCCACCACCTCGGATATTTGGCATCGCATAGACACCACCCATCTCCATCCATACCAACATACTCACAGAAAAACCAGGCGTCATTGAGGCATTAAACCCACCATAAGCATAAAGATAAGTTGGGTTATTGCCATCTAAATTAATGCCTTTTTTGTGAGTAATAAACATGGGTACACGAGTCCCATCTTTACTTTCATAAAAAACTTGTTTTGTTTCGTAATCAGCCGGATTAAAATCTACATTTGGCTGCCGGAAAACTTCACTTTTACCCGTAAGCATGTCATAACGGTAGATAGTTCCCGGTATAGTAAAACTAGTGAAACTATAAAAACTTTCGGTATCATGACGTTTACCACCAAAACCACCTGCCGAACCAAGTCCGGGTAATTCCACCTCACGCACAAACTTTCCAGCCAGGTCAAAAATTTTAATTTGGGTGTGAGCATCTTGGAGATAATCAACGACAAATTGATTATTAACAATTCCCGCATCTTCCAAAGTTTCTGCTGATTGGGGGATGATTTCTTGCCAATTTTCTGGTGCTGGTTTTTGGGCATCAATAGCAATAATTCGTCCCCGTGGGGCATTTAAATCTGTGCGAAAATAGAATAAACTATCATCATTATCAACAAAACTGTAATCTGCCTCAAATTCCTGAATCAGTTCAACAACTTCAGCACCTGGGTTAGTCAAATCTTTGTAGAAAACCAGATTTTTGGGGTCAGTTCCCAGCCAAACCGAAATAATCAGATATTTTCCATCTTCAGTAACACCGCCACTAAAACCCCATTCCTTCTGGTCAGGACGATGATAAATTAATATGTCTTCTGCTTGGGAAGTACCGAGTTTATGGTAATAAAGTTTTTGATAATAGTTGACATCTTCTAATTTGGTTTTTTCGTTTGGTTCATCATAACGGCTATAGAAAAAACCTTGATGATCATGTGTCCAAGATGCACCAGAAAACTTAATCCACTTCAGATGATCTTGCAGGTCTTCACCAGTTTCTACATTGCGGACTTTCCACTCTTGCCAATCAGAACCAGATGTAGATAGACCATAAGCTAAAAGTTTACCATCTTCGCTGATAGAAAATCCCGCAAGTGCAACAGTACCATCTTCTGAAAGTTTGTTAGGGTCAAGTAAAACTTTTGGCTGGTCTTCTAAATTTTTAAGAGTATAGAGAACGCTTTGGTTTTGCAGTCCATCATTTTTGAAATAAAAATAGCTTTCCCCCTCTTTAAACGGGATACCATATTTTTCATAATCCCAGAGTTTAGTGAGGCGCTGTTTAATTTTTTCTCTGGCAGAAATTTCACCAAGATAGGCAAAAGTCACCTGATTTTGTGCTTCAACCCAAGCTTTTGTTTCTTCCGAGTCGGGATCTTCTAACCAACGGTAAGGATCGGCAACTAAAGTACCGTGGCAGTCATCAACTTGATCACTCTTACGGCTGGGTGGGTAGCTGGGGATTTTTTCAGAGTTAGACATAGTTCCTAGGGATTGGCGATTGGCGACTGGGAAAAAGTTTTTTTTACAATTTGGTTGGGGTTTGAATCCCATCAAAATTATCCCAATCCCCAATCCCCAATAGCTAATCCCATTTTAAACGGTGATCATGAGTTTTTCTCCTTTCAACATCCGGGAAGCGGCTTCAAGTAGCGCTTCTTCTAGATATGGCTTGGTGAAGTAACCACTAGCACCTAATTGAACCGCCATTTGTCTGTGTCTGTCTGCACCCCGCGAGGTGAGCATGGCGATCGGCAGGTGGTTGAGGTTAGAGTCTTTTTGGATGCGTGAGAGTAACTCCAGACCGTCACAGCGGGGCATTTCGATGTCGCAAAATACGATATCGCAAGGCAAACCTGAGCGGAGTTTATCCCAAGCTTCTTGGCCGTCACGCGCTTGTTCGACCCGATAGCCTGCTTTGTTAAAAGTGAGAGAAAGCAATTCCCGGACTGTAATGGAGTCATCGACAATTAGCACTGTCGGGTCAATCTTCTCAGCAGCGGTTGGTACAGGTGGAGCAGCTTTTTGCTGCCAAGCACTACCACCAATTTGTTTAGCCATCCGTCCCTGGAAGATGTCAATGATTTCCAGCACGTCAGCAATGGGCATAATCCGACCATCACCTAAGACTGTAGCACCAGCTACACCGATGGGTTTAGGTGCTGGACCTTCAAATTGTTTAATGACAATTTCCTGTTCGCTCAATACTTGGTCAATCTGTAAGGCAATCATCGTATTTCCCGATCGCACTACGACCACAGAAACCATATCATCATCTCGTGTACCGCCGTACACACTACCGCGACTGATTTGGCGATTGAAGGTTAACAGTTCCTTCAGGGGTCGGAATGGTAGCGCTGTCTCCCGCCAGTAAATAAATGATTGTCCTTCAGCATTTTGCTGAATATTTTTCATCGGGATATCTAATGTGTCTTCCACCCCATCCATCGGGAAGGCAATTCTAGCTTTATCGGAGACGCAGCAGAGGGCTTTACAAATACTGAGAGTCAGTGGTAGACGAATGGTGAAGGTAGTGCCCTTACCGATCGCCGAATCGGTGTTAACTATGCCGCGAATTTCGCTAATTTCCGAGCGCACTACGTCCATACCCACACCACGACCAGAAAATTCATCGGCTTGGTCTTTCATTGAAAAACCTGGCTGGAACAGTAGATCGTAGATTTCTAGGCGAGAGATATTTTTGCCTTGATCTGGTGTAATCATGCCAATTTTGAGCGCTTTGGACTTGACCTTTGTGGGATCAATGCCTGCACCGTCATCGCCTACAGAAATCACGGTTTGGTTGCCTTGGTGGAAGGCGCGGATGGTGATTACTCCCGCTGGTGGTTTACCTGCGGCCATGCGTACTTCTGGGGTTTCAATTCCATGTGCGATCGCATTATTCAGCATATGCGTCAGCGGGTCAGTTAGATGATCCAAAATCATCTTGTCAATTAAGGTGTCTCCACCTTCAATCACCAACTCCACTTGTTTGCCACACTTGATCGCGTTGTCGCGCACTCCTCGCCGCTTACTGTCAACAGCTTGGGAAAAAGGCACCATTCGCGCTCTTGTTAGTCCCTCTTGTAGCTGGGTAGTTACCTGACGGAACTGCCGCGCTACCCGCTCGGTTTCTTCGGTGACAAAGTCGATGTCACTCGCTGACTCTCGCACCCGCACAATGAACTCAATCATCTCTTGAGACAGTGTATGGAATGGGGTAAAGCGATCCATTTCTAGGGCGCTAAAACCCCTGTCTGTATTGGCGTCTGGGGCTATAATGCCGAAGTCTTTAGGTTTGCGGCTAGCGAGTAGTGAGGCTTCTAGTAGCGATCGCTCATACAACTCCTGCATCCTCGCTCCCACATCTGAGAGCTGTTGCACCTGAATCAGCAAGTTATCTAGTGACTGTCGCAGACGCTCATGATCCTGCTCTAAGGTATTCCTATTTACCACCAACTCCCCAACCAAATTGCTCATATCATCCAGCTGCTTGACTGGAACCTTCATCGTTTCTTCAAATCTGGCAGCACGACGAGTAGAAGAACGGGTAGTTTTGCTTGTATTTGATTTTACAGACGGTGTGTGTGATATGGTTCGATTCGCCTCTTCCAGCATCTCCTCCAATTCACTAAATTCATCTTTTTCTGGTGATGAAACAGCATTATGAGATTTTTCGGTTATCGGTTGAGTTATATAAGATGGCTGCGCCTTAGGTACCACTGCTGCTTCATCATCATCCATACCCAACAATGCTTCTAAAGCAGCAAAATCAGATTCTGCTATAGAAGTAGGATTAGCGATGGGTGCTAATTCCTCTTCTAGCAATGCTTCTAACTCAGCAAATTCATCTAGGTCATCTGTCTCATTTTCATCGAGAGTAACATCTGCTGTAGTTTCCGCCTCCAATTCTTCAGTTGGCGGAACAATAGCATTTTCTCCCTCAATCACTGGTGCGGCTGGCGCTGTCTCGCCAAAATCCAACAGATCCTCAGACAACTCCGCTGCGAAATTTGGCTCCATATCCAAGTCACTGTTGTCTGTGTTTTCGGCTAACTCTTCCTGGTTTCTAGCCTCTGGTAGAGCAGTTTCTGTCACCAATAAACCATTAACTAAACTCAGTTGTGCAGTCTCAACAACAGAGATTTCTGTGAACTCAAAGGCATCTACCGAGGCATCGCTCATCTTGGTATCTACAGCCTCTGGATGTATCTGCTCACTCGCTCTGACATCTACTTCTGTTTCTATACCAAATAATTCACCAGCATCACTGTCTGTCAGTTCTGGTTGAATATAAGTTGAGTCAAAGGATAGCGGCAGATTTTCGGCGCTGTCTTCTTCCAGACTATTCCCAAATAATTCACCAGCATCACTGTCTGTCAGTTCTGGTTGAATATAAGTTGAGTCAAAGGATAGCGGCAGATTTTCGGCGCTGTCTTCTTCCAGACTATTCCCGAATAATTCACCAGCATCACTGTCTGTCAGTTCTGGTTGAATATAAGTTGAGTCAAAGGATAGCGGCAGATTTTCTTCGCTGTCTTCTTCCAGACTATTCCCGAATAATTCACCAGCATCACTGTCTGTTAGTTCTGGTTGAATATAAGTTGAGTCAAAGGACAGCGGCAGATTTTCTTCGCTGTCTTCTTCCAGACTATTCCCGAATAATTCACCAGCATCACTGTCTGTCAGTTCTGGTTGAATATAAGTTGAGTCAAAGGACAGCGGCAGATTTTCTTCGCTGTCTTCTTCCAGACTATTCCCGAATAATTCACCAGCATCACTGTCTGTCAGTTCTGGTTGAATATAAGTTGAGTCCAAAGGACAGCGGCAGATTTTCTTCGCTGTCTTCTTCCAGACTTATTCCCGAATAATTCACCAGCATCACTGTCTGTTAGTTCTGGTTGAATATAAGTTGAGTCAAAGGACAGCGGCAGATTTTCTTCGCTGTCGTCTTCCAGACTATTCCCGAATAATTCACCAGCCTCACTGTCTGTCAATTCTGGTTGAATATAAGTTGAGTCAAAGGATAGCGGCAGATTCTCTTCGCTGTCTTCTTCCAGACTATTCCCGAATAATTCACCAGCATCACTATCTGTTAGTTCTGGTTGAATATAAGTTGAGTCAAAGGATAGCGGCAGATTTTCTTCGCTGTCGTCTTCCAGACTATTCCCGAATAATTCACCAGCCTCACTGTCTGTTAGTTCTGGTTGAATATAAGTTGAGTCAAAGGATAGCGGCAGATTTTCTTCGCTGTCGTCTTCAAGCGTATTCCCGAATAATTCACCAGCATCACTATCTGTTAGTTCTGGTTGAATATAAGTTGAGTCAAAGGATAGCGGCAGATTTTCTTCGCTGTCGTCTTCAAGCGTATTCCCGAATAATTCACCAGCCTCACTATCTGTTAGTTCTGGTTGAATATAAGTTGAGTCAAAGGATAGCGGCAGATTTTCGGCGCTGTCGTCTTCCACAGTACTAAACAAATCAATTTCCAGGTCAGCAGATGCTTTGGGAGAATCAGCAGCAGTTGTCTCTGGAGCCAGGTTGGTAAATTCCGGGATGAAATCCAACGCTTCTGGCTCTTGCGAAAAGCCGCGAATTTCCTGCAAAGGCACTTCATCATCGCCAATGGCTGGAGAGATTATGGAGTTGCTTCCCGCCAAATCGTCGAACAAGTTATCCCCAGCATCTGAAGCAAAGATGAGATTCTGAGGTTGCTCTGGCTGTAGGAAAGTGATATCAAAATCTTCCAGTTCAAAACTTGCTGTGGAAGAGGGACTAGATTGCTGAGAGTCGGCAAAAATTTCACCAGAAGTCGCAGCTGCAAATAAACTTTCTTCTAAGTCCCTTGCTACATCCTGCTCGACTGTAGAATCAAGTTCGTTTGGTTGTGCTTCATTTGTCTGGTTCCAGAAGTTGCTCAGTTCATCATCTGAAGTAGAAACTTCTGCTGCTGTTGCTTTTGGTGAATCAAATAAATCACCAATTTCTGACTCATCTGTAGGCTGTGGTGTATTTTCTTCTAGTTCTGCAAACAGATTGTCTAAAGATAAGCTGTCTGGCTGGGGCGGGGGAAGCTCCTCTAGGGGTACTGCATTCGTAGTTTCTGATTCTAAATCATCAAAACTGCTTTGGGAAACGCTTGGTAGTTCTCTGCTGGCGATATTTTCCGTTTCTAGTGAAGTTACTTCGCTTGTGGGCAATGACTCATTGTCATCTAGCGTCAGCGCCAATAAGTTTTCTTCCACAGGAGATTGCGGCGATTCGCTAGAACTT includes the following:
- a CDS encoding prolyl oligopeptidase family serine peptidase, with product MSNSEKIPSYPPSRKSDQVDDCHGTLVADPYRWLEDPDSEETKAWVEAQNQVTFAYLGEISAREKIKQRLTKLWDYEKYGIPFKEGESYFYFKNDGLQNQSVLYTLKNLEDQPKVLLDPNKLSEDGTVALAGFSISEDGKLLAYGLSTSGSDWQEWKVRNVETGEDLQDHLKWIKFSGASWTHDHQGFFYSRYDEPNEKTKLEDVNYYQKLYYHKLGTSQAEDILIYHRPDQKEWGFSGGVTEDGKYLIISVWLGTDPKNLVFYKDLTNPGAEVVELIQEFEADYSFVDNDDSLFYFRTDLNAPRGRIIAIDAQKPAPENWQEIIPQSAETLEDAGIVNNQFVVDYLQDAHTQIKIFDLAGKFVREVELPGLGSAGGFGGKRHDTESFYSFTSFTIPGTIYRYDMLTGKSEVFRQPNVDFNPADYETKQVFYESKDGTRVPMFITHKKGINLDGNNPTYLYAYGGFNASMTPGFSVSMLVWMEMGGVYAMPNIRGGGEYGEEWHQAGMKEKKQNVFDDFIAAAAWLISNNYTKPAKLAIAGGSNGGLLVGACMTQRPDLFGAAIPAVGVMDMLRFHKFTIGWAWVSEYGSAENSEEFQVLSAYSPLHNLKPGTAYPATLITTADHDDRVVPAHSFKFAAALQASQGGDAPVLIRIETKAGHGAGKPTAKIIEEAADKWAFLVRVLGV